gagaggatgggtgaccggccgagaagttagatgatttggaatgatgaggggtgattagagattagaggttaaattgagcagtgatgagggtgaTTAAagattaaattgtaaaataatttagaaatttgaaaatcgaaaaaatatcaaaaaataaaaaattcgtAAAATtttctttagtctcggttggtccggaactaaaggtggagctccagacagcggccacgtggagggcctttagtcccggttcgtaacagAACCGGGACTAGGGGGGCTTtaataccgaccctttagtcccgactAATGggccttttctactagtgctggtGGCATCTAACCCAGAGGAATCAGCCACACTTTGAAGCTTTTTGACCTTATCAAATAAGACTTGTTTGGGATTGTTCGTTTGGGATAACCCACTAGGGAGCTCGCCCTTTGCCCGGGCAGGGCGGGGTGGAGCGGTGGGGGCTAGATCTGGCCGGCCCAGGAGGGTCTTGGAGCTGGGGCTGTCCACGGATGGGGAAGGAGGGgcctttccgctcgtctctttggTCATCGTGGCGTCAAGTCTACGGTGAGGTGGTGTAGGGGTCATGGATGCCAGGGCAGTGCGTTGGTGATTGGAGTCATGGTGCTCGTGGGCGGAGCTCATGGCTCGGGTATTGGCTGGCTGTCATGATTGTGTGGGAGGCGTGGTGTCATGTGTGCGACGGCCAGTGGCGGTGGTGCAGCGAGCGTGGCTTGGTGTACTCTGTCTTGGTGATGAAGGGGGCTTGCCGGGGTGAAAACCTTCTTTAGCCTTGATAGGTCGACGGAGGCGGCGCTTGTGGGTGTcgtatccttcttgaaggcgtcgtcgtggTTCCTCTTCACCCCCTTTGTTGCTCCCGGGGAAACTTTGATCCCTGGATCAGGCAGTGGCAGCACTCCGGTGTCGTATCCTTTCTGAAGGCGCCGTCTTAGAGCACTCAGCTCGTCATGCACAACTTTGTATCTTCGCGGTGGCTTGTTCACCATGGAGGACCCCAGAGTTCTCAAGCAGTGCCCTATCTACCTACATGTAGATTATATTGCTTGGGGTAGTAGGGGGTCATGTTGTTGCTCTTAATTACCCTTGTGTATATCTTGCCTTGAGTGTGTGTGGTGGTGTGGAGTTGCCTGTTTGGTTGTTGCTTTGTATATAAAGCGCGACACGAGCCTTTTTCGATATAGAATGTCAATGTTCTCATTTCTAATGTAGGCATGCAGGTGGTTGCATCGCCCCCTAGCACCGAAACCACGCATATTCCAAAATAGGATTCTTGTATGCCCAAGAGAGTGTGGATGTAGATACTAGATCTGCAGATCTTCACGCCCTCGAGCCTTCCACGGCGAGGTTTCTTTCCCTCAGACGCCGTCTGGCCACAACCACCAGTCGTCAGGGGATATGAAGTCGAGGCATTCAGCTCAGCAGCATGGTTCTGATTGGTTTGTTACTTATGATGAACCCATGACCTTTACCAAACCAATTTCATTGACATGATTTGGTTGAAGAAAATGTATTGCTTTTTCTCTGATTAACTATTCATTTCTCCAGGGAAATCTGCAGCATGAGTATAGAAGTGGCAATTGTGTGCCCTTGGAAGGTCATGCAGTAAGGCAGGAGCTGATTGTACTTCTCAGGTACCTGAGACTCTGCATGTTCTTCTCAAAGGAGCATTATGAAGTGTTCCTAGAGTTTGGTGGATATGAGCAGAATGATATTCTCATAAGGAAGTCCAAGGCAAAGGTATGTATGTATCACACTGAGCCAAATTTCTGATCATCTTAGCACAGATTGTGAACTGGAAATGTCTTATAGAGTAAATCTTGTGCGGCTATGCAGCTTATGAAGCCCGCGTTCACGTTTGTTCGTGACGAAAGTACCAGATGCTTCCTCCTTTTTATCCGGGGAGCTATCAGTGTTAAGGATCGCCTGACGGCGGCAACTGCTGCAGAGGTTCCGTTTCATCATGCTGTGTCACAAGAAGGCCGTGGATCCTGTATAGTTGTTGGGCATGCACATTGTGGAATGGTTGCAGCAGCTCGCTGGGTTGCGGATCAGGCCATTCCCTGCCTCAGCAGAGCAGTCGAGCGATTTCCAGACTACAAAATTAAGGTAAGTAACTAAATATTTTTGGCTCAAAAAAATATATTTCCTGAACCTCCGAAAATGTGATTTCCATTCAAATGCTTTACAAAACTAGAGCTGTAGAAGACCTTACTGAGTTAGCCTAGTCTGAATGTTATTTTTGAtacacatccatttgagcgacaagtaatttggaTCGGACGGAGTATTTCTCTTGGTAGTATGAGTCAACTTTCACAGTAAAGTGGAACAGATTTGGCACTGTAAGGTAAGGCAGATGACATAAGCTGCATCAAGATTTTTGCTAACTAAAATAATATCATCGTTCTTTCATTTTAGATCATTGGACATTCAATGGGTGCTGCTATTGCAGCTATTTTAACATACATACTACGTGAGAACAAGAAGTTATCATCAGCTTCATGTGTTGCCTTTGGACCAGGTATTGTACTGTAGTCAATTCCAGATTGAAAATCGACCTTTAAACAAATGGATATAGAGAAAAAAACACTGCATGTCAATCTAATATTCCctcaatcccaaaataagtgtcattgATTTAATACAAGTTTGTACTAAATCAgctacacttattttgggacggagggagtactacctgttCCTAAATGTAAGACACTTTTAActgcaaaaacatcttacatttagGAATAGAGAGGGTGTACGTAACAATGATGCACCACTTGCACTGTTAAGAAACAACCGTTCATTTTAAGAAAGGTCTGCGTGGAATCATTACTCGCACAAATACAAAATGAATACTAAAAGCTTAAGTATGCTGAACACCGGCATTGACATTGTCACCCGAAGCAACAGACCTGATACTCAGTTGATGTGCTAAAGAATCACTAGCCTGAAACGAAGCAGCTAATATCTGCAGCGATGTCATAGTCCCTTCTTTTTGGTTCCAAAAAAAGCTTATCAATATTTCGTTACAGATGTAGTTTAACATAACATTTCGAACTGCTACTGTCCAGCTGCTTGCATGAGCTGGGACTTGGCTGAATCCAGCAAAGACTTCGTCACCACTGTTGTCAATAGAAATGATCTGGTCCCATCTTTTGGCAAGGTCTCAGCCGCTGAACTTCGTACAAAGGTACCCCATATGGCCACATATTTTCATATAGTGATGCGAATACGAATGAAATCTCTAAATTTGTGTGTTCCTTCGTCCTTCCATAGCTAAAATGCAATGAGTTGGTTGTCTCTCTTCTagtttttttttttcattttgtggTGAACAACAGTAGGTGGTTAAAATaaaagcaaaaaatgtgtgtgcTGTAAACACAATTTATTAGCGCAGAAGCATCATACATCATACGTTTGCATTCGTTACGGAATCTCTGCAGGTTATGGCATCATCCTGGGCACCTGGTCTCCAGGAGCATATTCAGCAGAAAAGATTCCTGAGTTTTATAAACCACTCTGTAGACCTCATGCGATCCTACATTCCTTTTGTATCCAGTCCAAGTTCTAAGGTTGCAAATGTCGATATGCTGCAATCTTGGACTGCTGAGGTACTAGATTTCTTTTTCAGACATAAAAAGAACTGGTGATGCAACATCAGAGGTTCATTTTGTATTTTATCATGTGCCGAGTTAATTTGGCTTACAAATCCAGGGTGAGATGAAGCATTCAGAGGGCGTGCATGAAGTAGTGAAGAAACATTCTGCCCTATCCTGCTGGCCATATGTTGCTACAAAGAGTCAAGCTTTTGATGAAGCTGGGAAAGGAACAGATGGAGAACACATGGAGCAGCTCCTGGAAGCCCTGCGATCACCGTCGAGTGCCTCTCAAGCACCCCGGCATTGCCAGTTGTACCCCCCAGGAAGAATCATGCACATGGTTGCATTGCCAAAATCAGAAGAGCAAGGCAGCCAGAGTGAGGGTGTTGCCCTCTACGAGACCCCTCGCGACATGTACAACAAGATCCGACTCGACAGATCGATGATAAGGGACCATTACATGCCTAGGTACATTGAGACGATGGAGATGCTCATCGACAAGCTTGCAGAGGATGACGTGCCTCCCAGTGACACCAACGGCATCCGGTTGGACTAACTTTAGAAATAAGGTACTAGCCACGCCTTCTGAGAGATTTTGTAGGAAATCCTGTATGCGATGATGTTAAAATTTTAACTGCTAATTTTTTAACTAATTGCTCGgttgttatttgcttgtttgatgTTTTTCTATATTATAGTGTATGTATATAAATATCAAGCTGGTACGGACAATGGAGAGTTTCATGAAGGAAAGCTTTATGGTATGAAAAAGTTAATTCATTTTACATAAGGGGATACATTTTGATATTGCATACTACATTTCTATAATTCTATTTCTTCGGTAATTCATATCATCCCTGTTCGACCGCCCGCTGGATTGATACCcgtaatgaaatgatagagagcttatttacaactcaagaatgggCCCGAACCAAACATTGAAATTCAACATGGCCCGTCAAAAGGTGGCATCTCAGCAGAAAAAAAAATCACAAGGCAAACTAAAATTCTGGCAAAAACTATGACAATTTTTCAGATGTCATTCCATTACATATGTATCCACAGAGAACACATACTAACGACCATACGAGCACATAAAACACGAACCCATATATTGTTAAGGTTTTTAAGTTTTCCTACAGATTATTCTCAGTGAAAATAGCATTTTATGATCTTTGCATCTGTTTCTTTGCAAAAAAATGCATATAAATGAAAAATCTGATATTGTGTAGTAACAATAATGTTGTTTTTTTTGCTTTGCAGGTTTGCTAAAGTTAGCCGATAAAAATGTTCAAAGAAGTTGATGGTGGAAGTTTTAGTAGAGTAACTATTTCAAGAAGAAGACATTTTGCTATGGATCAGTCACACATGAGCTTGATGGAACAAAATGCTATTCTTGCTGGATTTCTAGCCGTAGTTTGCATTTTCGATGTTAAAACTATGATTAGCACACCTCAGTAGTGTTATATTATTTGTGCGAATTGACATGTGTAACTCATGGTTAATGTCTGTGATTGGGTTGAAGTGTTTTTCTTTGCTGATTTGTGTGTATTTCCTGTTTTTCCCTTAAAATTCCAGAGTTATTCTCTACCTTCCTGAGTATCTTGTACCTTCCTGAATTTCCTAGATTTTTGAAGGAAATATACAAATTTTTAATTACTTCTAAATTGATATGATGTTTCTGAAAAGAAACTAGAGTCAATTTTCATTATTTTTGAATATTATATTTTTTCTAAGAATTTTCACACTGCCCTATCATTTTTCT
The Triticum dicoccoides isolate Atlit2015 ecotype Zavitan chromosome 3A, WEW_v2.0, whole genome shotgun sequence genome window above contains:
- the LOC119271223 gene encoding uncharacterized protein LOC119271223, with amino-acid sequence MGAKGVAMALSAAGTAALVYVVLSGRLSPDGAEEAPRRRHGRRGVGGESEARWPESAPASWREAAAVAARTVRFAYGETLGKWPFGDLAFGISHYMRLQGNLQHEYRSGNCVPLEGHAVRQELIVLLRYLRLCMFFSKEHYEVFLEFGGYEQNDILIRKSKAKLMKPAFTFVRDESTRCFLLFIRGAISVKDRLTAATAAEVPFHHAVSQEGRGSCIVVGHAHCGMVAAARWVADQAIPCLSRAVERFPDYKIKIIGHSMGAAIAAILTYILRENKKLSSASCVAFGPAACMSWDLAESSKDFVTTVVNRNDLVPSFGKVSAAELRTKVMASSWAPGLQEHIQQKRFLSFINHSVDLMRSYIPFVSSPSSKVANVDMLQSWTAEGEMKHSEGVHEVVKKHSALSCWPYVATKSQAFDEAGKGTDGEHMEQLLEALRSPSSASQAPRHCQLYPPGRIMHMVALPKSEEQGSQSEGVALYETPRDMYNKIRLDRSMIRDHYMPRYIETMEMLIDKLAEDDVPPSDTNGIRLD